A single region of the Oryzias latipes chromosome 19, ASM223467v1 genome encodes:
- the eef2k gene encoding eukaryotic elongation factor 2 kinase isoform X2 — protein sequence MEEDLMFTMEEEGSAQRTSEQRNGIRPRPSSLSDANGTDDENDEHFISPILGDSAKEVCHYLKNLGYTRQLSNSLPKTNFLYKAAWKNAIEKARAMPDPWAQFHLEEIPTESCMRYRYNAITGEWHQDQIHIKMGSQPFGKGAMRECFRSKKLSNFSHSSNWKSASNYVAKRYMQEVDRDVYFEDVRLQMEAKLWGEEYNRHRPPKQVDIMQMCVVEMTNRPGKPLFHLEHYIEGKYIKYNSNSGFVRDDNIRLTPQAFSHFTFERSGHQLIVVDIQGVGDLYTDPQIHTEKGTDFGDGNLGVRGMALFFHSHMCNKICKSMGLTPFDLSPEEMSQLDGTNKLLKSAQTVLRGCEEQCGSPRVRTWSASRAPPLFSRLSETSSADESMSDAESIPCSPLNPPFTAVGSLGLSFTGMNEHERFSNNNQGEHKESESGGDSGYPSERRSEPDSSDHMDGVHQRYHRPYSESDEDSIRRKKMVAPPRVSANFNSCSPIYEALTDEKWSFFHSSRSHVHRPSCVATEVERLNTLLQKKIGQSNLGKVHLAMVRYHEAGRFCEKDEQWDESSAMFHLERAALCGELEAIVALGQCYLRLPHHILPDMELEDNAGNRMKGFKYLLQAAEAGDRSSMIIVARAFDSGINLSADRKQDWAEAIHWYDSALNMSDFDEGGEFDGTQDEPRYLLLAREAEMYQKGGHNLAADPQRAGDLFTEAAEAAMAAMKGRLANQYYMKAEEAWAEVEE from the exons ATGGAGGAAGACCTGATGTTTACCATGGAGGAGGAGGGCAGTGCCCAGAGGACCTCCGAGCAGAGGAATGGCATCAGACCGCGACCTTCCTCTCTCAGCGACGCCAATGGCACCGATGATGAGAATGATGAACATTTCATCTCACCAATCCTGGGTGACTCTGCCAAAGAGGTTTGCCACTACCTGAAAAATCTGGGTTACACCAGACAGCTGTCAAACTCTCTGCCCAAAACCAACTTTCTGTACAAA GCGGCGTGGAAGAATGCCATTGAAAAGGCCCGAGCCATGCCCGACCCCTGGGCAcagtttcatctggaggagatTCCAACAGAATCCTGCATGCGGTACAG GTACAATGCCATCACAGGGGAATGGCATCAAGACCAGATCCACATTAAAATGGGTTCTCAG CCGTTTGGAAAGGGAGCCATGAGAGAGTGCTTTCGATC GAAGAAGTTGTCCAATTTTTCTCACAGCAGCAACTGGAAGTCGGCTTCCAACTATGTGGCAAAGCGTTACATGCAGGAGGTGGACAGAGACGTTTACTTTGAGGACGTCAGGCTGCAAATGGAGGCCAAACTCTGGGGAGAGGAGTACAATCGACACAGACCTCCCaaacag gttGACATCATGCAGATGTGTGTGGTGGAGATGACAAACAGACCCGGCAAACCTCTGTTCCACCTAGAGCATTACATCGAGGGCAAGTACATTAAATACAACTCCAACTCTGGCTTTGTCAGGGACGACAACATCCGACTCACTCCACAG GCTTTCAGTCACTTCACCTTTGAGCGCTCGGGCCACCAGCTGATCGTGGTGGACATCCAGGGAGTGGGAGATTTGTACACGGACCCCCAGATCCACACGGAGAAGGGGACTGACTTCGGAGATGGGAATCTAG GTGTGCGGGGCATGGCTCTGTTCTTCCACTCCCACATGTGCAACAAGATCTGCAAGAGCATGGGCCTGACGCCGTTCGACCTTTCCCCGGAAGAAATGTCCCAGCTGGACGGCACCAACAAACTTCTT aaAAGCGCACAGACGGTGCTGAGGGGCTGCGAGGAGCAGTGCGGCTCGCCCCGAGTTCGGACCTGGTCTGCCAGCCGGGCGCCGCCGCTCTTCTCTCGCCTGTCCGAGACGTCATCTGCAGACGAGAGCATGAGCGACGCCGAGTCCATCCCCTGTTCACCTCTTAATCCCCCCTTCACAGCAGTCGGATCTCTGG GCTTATCTTTTACTGGAATGAATGAACATGAACGATTCAGCAATAACAACCAAGGGGAACACAAG gaATCAGAAAGCGGTGGAGACAGCGGCTACCCTAGTGAGAGGAGGAGCGAACCAGACTCCAGCGACCACATGGATGGG GTGCACCAGCGCTACCACAGACCTTACTCAGAGTCGGATGAGGACAGTATCAGACGG AAGAAGATGGTAGCTCCTCCAAGAGTCTCTGCAAACTTTAACTCATGCAGTCCCATCTATGAAGCG CTGACAGATGAGAAATGGAGCTTCTTCCATTCGTCTCGCTCTCATGTCCACCGCCCTTCCTGTGTGGCGACAGAAGTGGAGCGCCTCAACActctgctgcagaaaaagatTGGACAGTCAAATCTGGGAAAG GTCCATCTGGCCATGGTCCGGTACCACGAAGCGGGGCGCTTCTGCGAGAAGGACGAGCAGTGGGATGAGAGCTCCGCCATGTTCCACCTGGAGAGAGCGGCGCTGTGTGGGGAGCTGGAGGCCATCGTAGCCTTAGGACAGTGTTACCTCCGGTTACCGCATCACATACTGCCTGACATGGAGTTGGAG GACAACGCTGGGAACCGGATGAAAGGTTTCAAATATCTGCTGCAGGCCGCTGAAGCTGGAGACAGATCCTCCATGATCATAGTGGCCAGAGCCTTTGATAGTGGAATCAATCTGTCGGCTGACAG aaaacaAGACTGGGCTGAAGCAATTCACTGGTacgacagtgcgctgaacatgTCGGACTTTGACGAAGGCGGGGAGTTCGACGGCACGCAGGATGAGCCGCGATACCTGCTGCTGGCCAGAGAAGCGGAAATGTACCAGAAGGGGGGCCACAACCTGGCTGCAGACCCTCAGAGAGCAG GTGACCTGTTCACAGAGGCTGCAGAAGCCGCCATGGCGGCCATGAAAGGTCGCCTGGCCAACCAGTACTACATGAAAGCTGAAGAGGCCTGGGCAGAAGTTGAGGAGTAA
- the eef2k gene encoding eukaryotic elongation factor 2 kinase isoform X7: MEEDLMFTMEEEGSAQRTSEQRNGIRPRPSSLSDANGTDDENDEHFISPILGDSAKEVCHYLKNLGYTRQLSNSLPKTNFLYKAAWKNAIEKARAMPDPWAQFHLEEIPTESCMRYRYNAITGEWHQDQIHIKMGSQPFGKGAMRECFRSKKLSNFSHSSNWKSASNYVAKRYMQEVDRDVYFEDVRLQMEAKLWGEEYNRHRPPKQVDIMQMCVVEMTNRPGKPLFHLEHYIEGKYIKYNSNSGFVRDDNIRLTPQAFSHFTFERSGHQLIVVDIQGVGDLYTDPQIHTEKGTDFGDGNLGVRGMALFFHSHMCNKICKSMGLTPFDLSPEEMSQLDGTNKLLKSAQTVLRGCEEQCGSPRVRTWSASRAPPLFSRLSETSSADESMSDAESIPCSPLNPPFTAVGSLGLSFTGMNEHERFSNNNQGEHKESESGGDSGYPSERRSEPDSSDHMDGLTDEKWSFFHSSRSHVHRPSCVATEVERLNTLLQKKIGQSNLGKVHLAMVRYHEAGRFCEKDEQWDESSAMFHLERAALCGELEAIVALGQCYLRLPHHILPDMELEDNAGNRMKGFKYLLQAAEAGDRSSMIIVARAFDSGINLSADRKQDWAEAIHWYDSALNMSDFDEGGEFDGTQDEPRYLLLAREAEMYQKGGHNLAADPQRAGDLFTEAAEAAMAAMKGRLANQYYMKAEEAWAEVEE, encoded by the exons ATGGAGGAAGACCTGATGTTTACCATGGAGGAGGAGGGCAGTGCCCAGAGGACCTCCGAGCAGAGGAATGGCATCAGACCGCGACCTTCCTCTCTCAGCGACGCCAATGGCACCGATGATGAGAATGATGAACATTTCATCTCACCAATCCTGGGTGACTCTGCCAAAGAGGTTTGCCACTACCTGAAAAATCTGGGTTACACCAGACAGCTGTCAAACTCTCTGCCCAAAACCAACTTTCTGTACAAA GCGGCGTGGAAGAATGCCATTGAAAAGGCCCGAGCCATGCCCGACCCCTGGGCAcagtttcatctggaggagatTCCAACAGAATCCTGCATGCGGTACAG GTACAATGCCATCACAGGGGAATGGCATCAAGACCAGATCCACATTAAAATGGGTTCTCAG CCGTTTGGAAAGGGAGCCATGAGAGAGTGCTTTCGATC GAAGAAGTTGTCCAATTTTTCTCACAGCAGCAACTGGAAGTCGGCTTCCAACTATGTGGCAAAGCGTTACATGCAGGAGGTGGACAGAGACGTTTACTTTGAGGACGTCAGGCTGCAAATGGAGGCCAAACTCTGGGGAGAGGAGTACAATCGACACAGACCTCCCaaacag gttGACATCATGCAGATGTGTGTGGTGGAGATGACAAACAGACCCGGCAAACCTCTGTTCCACCTAGAGCATTACATCGAGGGCAAGTACATTAAATACAACTCCAACTCTGGCTTTGTCAGGGACGACAACATCCGACTCACTCCACAG GCTTTCAGTCACTTCACCTTTGAGCGCTCGGGCCACCAGCTGATCGTGGTGGACATCCAGGGAGTGGGAGATTTGTACACGGACCCCCAGATCCACACGGAGAAGGGGACTGACTTCGGAGATGGGAATCTAG GTGTGCGGGGCATGGCTCTGTTCTTCCACTCCCACATGTGCAACAAGATCTGCAAGAGCATGGGCCTGACGCCGTTCGACCTTTCCCCGGAAGAAATGTCCCAGCTGGACGGCACCAACAAACTTCTT aaAAGCGCACAGACGGTGCTGAGGGGCTGCGAGGAGCAGTGCGGCTCGCCCCGAGTTCGGACCTGGTCTGCCAGCCGGGCGCCGCCGCTCTTCTCTCGCCTGTCCGAGACGTCATCTGCAGACGAGAGCATGAGCGACGCCGAGTCCATCCCCTGTTCACCTCTTAATCCCCCCTTCACAGCAGTCGGATCTCTGG GCTTATCTTTTACTGGAATGAATGAACATGAACGATTCAGCAATAACAACCAAGGGGAACACAAG gaATCAGAAAGCGGTGGAGACAGCGGCTACCCTAGTGAGAGGAGGAGCGAACCAGACTCCAGCGACCACATGGATGGG CTGACAGATGAGAAATGGAGCTTCTTCCATTCGTCTCGCTCTCATGTCCACCGCCCTTCCTGTGTGGCGACAGAAGTGGAGCGCCTCAACActctgctgcagaaaaagatTGGACAGTCAAATCTGGGAAAG GTCCATCTGGCCATGGTCCGGTACCACGAAGCGGGGCGCTTCTGCGAGAAGGACGAGCAGTGGGATGAGAGCTCCGCCATGTTCCACCTGGAGAGAGCGGCGCTGTGTGGGGAGCTGGAGGCCATCGTAGCCTTAGGACAGTGTTACCTCCGGTTACCGCATCACATACTGCCTGACATGGAGTTGGAG GACAACGCTGGGAACCGGATGAAAGGTTTCAAATATCTGCTGCAGGCCGCTGAAGCTGGAGACAGATCCTCCATGATCATAGTGGCCAGAGCCTTTGATAGTGGAATCAATCTGTCGGCTGACAG aaaacaAGACTGGGCTGAAGCAATTCACTGGTacgacagtgcgctgaacatgTCGGACTTTGACGAAGGCGGGGAGTTCGACGGCACGCAGGATGAGCCGCGATACCTGCTGCTGGCCAGAGAAGCGGAAATGTACCAGAAGGGGGGCCACAACCTGGCTGCAGACCCTCAGAGAGCAG GTGACCTGTTCACAGAGGCTGCAGAAGCCGCCATGGCGGCCATGAAAGGTCGCCTGGCCAACCAGTACTACATGAAAGCTGAAGAGGCCTGGGCAGAAGTTGAGGAGTAA
- the eef2k gene encoding eukaryotic elongation factor 2 kinase isoform X5: MEEDLMFTMEEEGSAQRTSEQRNGIRPRPSSLSDANGTDDENDEHFISPILGDSAKEVCHYLKNLGYTRQLSNSLPKTNFLYKHDAEAHSYSVLSESARAAWKNAIEKARAMPDPWAQFHLEEIPTESCMRYRYNAITGEWHQDQIHIKMGSQPFGKGAMRECFRSKKLSNFSHSSNWKSASNYVAKRYMQEVDRDVYFEDVRLQMEAKLWGEEYNRHRPPKQVDIMQMCVVEMTNRPGKPLFHLEHYIEGKYIKYNSNSGFVRDDNIRLTPQAFSHFTFERSGHQLIVVDIQGVGDLYTDPQIHTEKGTDFGDGNLGVRGMALFFHSHMCNKICKSMGLTPFDLSPEEMSQLDGTNKLLKSAQTVLRGCEEQCGSPRVRTWSASRAPPLFSRLSETSSADESMSDAESIPCSPLNPPFTAVGSLGLSFTGMNEHERFSNNNQGEHKESESGGDSGYPSERRSEPDSSDHMDGLTDEKWSFFHSSRSHVHRPSCVATEVERLNTLLQKKIGQSNLGKVHLAMVRYHEAGRFCEKDEQWDESSAMFHLERAALCGELEAIVALGQCYLRLPHHILPDMELEDNAGNRMKGFKYLLQAAEAGDRSSMIIVARAFDSGINLSADRKQDWAEAIHWYDSALNMSDFDEGGEFDGTQDEPRYLLLAREAEMYQKGGHNLAADPQRAGDLFTEAAEAAMAAMKGRLANQYYMKAEEAWAEVEE, from the exons ATGGAGGAAGACCTGATGTTTACCATGGAGGAGGAGGGCAGTGCCCAGAGGACCTCCGAGCAGAGGAATGGCATCAGACCGCGACCTTCCTCTCTCAGCGACGCCAATGGCACCGATGATGAGAATGATGAACATTTCATCTCACCAATCCTGGGTGACTCTGCCAAAGAGGTTTGCCACTACCTGAAAAATCTGGGTTACACCAGACAGCTGTCAAACTCTCTGCCCAAAACCAACTTTCTGTACAAA CATGATGCAGAGGCTCATTCGTACAGTGTTTTGTCTGAGAGCGCACGG GCGGCGTGGAAGAATGCCATTGAAAAGGCCCGAGCCATGCCCGACCCCTGGGCAcagtttcatctggaggagatTCCAACAGAATCCTGCATGCGGTACAG GTACAATGCCATCACAGGGGAATGGCATCAAGACCAGATCCACATTAAAATGGGTTCTCAG CCGTTTGGAAAGGGAGCCATGAGAGAGTGCTTTCGATC GAAGAAGTTGTCCAATTTTTCTCACAGCAGCAACTGGAAGTCGGCTTCCAACTATGTGGCAAAGCGTTACATGCAGGAGGTGGACAGAGACGTTTACTTTGAGGACGTCAGGCTGCAAATGGAGGCCAAACTCTGGGGAGAGGAGTACAATCGACACAGACCTCCCaaacag gttGACATCATGCAGATGTGTGTGGTGGAGATGACAAACAGACCCGGCAAACCTCTGTTCCACCTAGAGCATTACATCGAGGGCAAGTACATTAAATACAACTCCAACTCTGGCTTTGTCAGGGACGACAACATCCGACTCACTCCACAG GCTTTCAGTCACTTCACCTTTGAGCGCTCGGGCCACCAGCTGATCGTGGTGGACATCCAGGGAGTGGGAGATTTGTACACGGACCCCCAGATCCACACGGAGAAGGGGACTGACTTCGGAGATGGGAATCTAG GTGTGCGGGGCATGGCTCTGTTCTTCCACTCCCACATGTGCAACAAGATCTGCAAGAGCATGGGCCTGACGCCGTTCGACCTTTCCCCGGAAGAAATGTCCCAGCTGGACGGCACCAACAAACTTCTT aaAAGCGCACAGACGGTGCTGAGGGGCTGCGAGGAGCAGTGCGGCTCGCCCCGAGTTCGGACCTGGTCTGCCAGCCGGGCGCCGCCGCTCTTCTCTCGCCTGTCCGAGACGTCATCTGCAGACGAGAGCATGAGCGACGCCGAGTCCATCCCCTGTTCACCTCTTAATCCCCCCTTCACAGCAGTCGGATCTCTGG GCTTATCTTTTACTGGAATGAATGAACATGAACGATTCAGCAATAACAACCAAGGGGAACACAAG gaATCAGAAAGCGGTGGAGACAGCGGCTACCCTAGTGAGAGGAGGAGCGAACCAGACTCCAGCGACCACATGGATGGG CTGACAGATGAGAAATGGAGCTTCTTCCATTCGTCTCGCTCTCATGTCCACCGCCCTTCCTGTGTGGCGACAGAAGTGGAGCGCCTCAACActctgctgcagaaaaagatTGGACAGTCAAATCTGGGAAAG GTCCATCTGGCCATGGTCCGGTACCACGAAGCGGGGCGCTTCTGCGAGAAGGACGAGCAGTGGGATGAGAGCTCCGCCATGTTCCACCTGGAGAGAGCGGCGCTGTGTGGGGAGCTGGAGGCCATCGTAGCCTTAGGACAGTGTTACCTCCGGTTACCGCATCACATACTGCCTGACATGGAGTTGGAG GACAACGCTGGGAACCGGATGAAAGGTTTCAAATATCTGCTGCAGGCCGCTGAAGCTGGAGACAGATCCTCCATGATCATAGTGGCCAGAGCCTTTGATAGTGGAATCAATCTGTCGGCTGACAG aaaacaAGACTGGGCTGAAGCAATTCACTGGTacgacagtgcgctgaacatgTCGGACTTTGACGAAGGCGGGGAGTTCGACGGCACGCAGGATGAGCCGCGATACCTGCTGCTGGCCAGAGAAGCGGAAATGTACCAGAAGGGGGGCCACAACCTGGCTGCAGACCCTCAGAGAGCAG GTGACCTGTTCACAGAGGCTGCAGAAGCCGCCATGGCGGCCATGAAAGGTCGCCTGGCCAACCAGTACTACATGAAAGCTGAAGAGGCCTGGGCAGAAGTTGAGGAGTAA
- the eef2k gene encoding eukaryotic elongation factor 2 kinase isoform X3 → MEEDLMFTMEEEGSAQRTSEQRNGIRPRPSSLSDANGTDDENDEHFISPILGDSAKEVCHYLKNLGYTRQLSNSLPKTNFLYKHDAEAHSYSVLSESARAAWKNAIEKARAMPDPWAQFHLEEIPTESCMRYRYNAITGEWHQDQIHIKMGSQPFGKGAMRECFRSKKLSNFSHSSNWKSASNYVAKRYMQEVDRDVYFEDVRLQMEAKLWGEEYNRHRPPKQVDIMQMCVVEMTNRPGKPLFHLEHYIEGKYIKYNSNSGFVRDDNIRLTPQAFSHFTFERSGHQLIVVDIQGVGDLYTDPQIHTEKGTDFGDGNLGVRGMALFFHSHMCNKICKSMGLTPFDLSPEEMSQLDGTNKLLKSAQTVLRGCEEQCGSPRVRTWSASRAPPLFSRLSETSSADESMSDAESIPCSPLNPPFTAVGSLGLSFTGMNEHERFSNNNQGEHKESESGGDSGYPSERRSEPDSSDHMDGVHQRYHRPYSESDEDSIRRLTDEKWSFFHSSRSHVHRPSCVATEVERLNTLLQKKIGQSNLGKVHLAMVRYHEAGRFCEKDEQWDESSAMFHLERAALCGELEAIVALGQCYLRLPHHILPDMELEDNAGNRMKGFKYLLQAAEAGDRSSMIIVARAFDSGINLSADRKQDWAEAIHWYDSALNMSDFDEGGEFDGTQDEPRYLLLAREAEMYQKGGHNLAADPQRAGDLFTEAAEAAMAAMKGRLANQYYMKAEEAWAEVEE, encoded by the exons ATGGAGGAAGACCTGATGTTTACCATGGAGGAGGAGGGCAGTGCCCAGAGGACCTCCGAGCAGAGGAATGGCATCAGACCGCGACCTTCCTCTCTCAGCGACGCCAATGGCACCGATGATGAGAATGATGAACATTTCATCTCACCAATCCTGGGTGACTCTGCCAAAGAGGTTTGCCACTACCTGAAAAATCTGGGTTACACCAGACAGCTGTCAAACTCTCTGCCCAAAACCAACTTTCTGTACAAA CATGATGCAGAGGCTCATTCGTACAGTGTTTTGTCTGAGAGCGCACGG GCGGCGTGGAAGAATGCCATTGAAAAGGCCCGAGCCATGCCCGACCCCTGGGCAcagtttcatctggaggagatTCCAACAGAATCCTGCATGCGGTACAG GTACAATGCCATCACAGGGGAATGGCATCAAGACCAGATCCACATTAAAATGGGTTCTCAG CCGTTTGGAAAGGGAGCCATGAGAGAGTGCTTTCGATC GAAGAAGTTGTCCAATTTTTCTCACAGCAGCAACTGGAAGTCGGCTTCCAACTATGTGGCAAAGCGTTACATGCAGGAGGTGGACAGAGACGTTTACTTTGAGGACGTCAGGCTGCAAATGGAGGCCAAACTCTGGGGAGAGGAGTACAATCGACACAGACCTCCCaaacag gttGACATCATGCAGATGTGTGTGGTGGAGATGACAAACAGACCCGGCAAACCTCTGTTCCACCTAGAGCATTACATCGAGGGCAAGTACATTAAATACAACTCCAACTCTGGCTTTGTCAGGGACGACAACATCCGACTCACTCCACAG GCTTTCAGTCACTTCACCTTTGAGCGCTCGGGCCACCAGCTGATCGTGGTGGACATCCAGGGAGTGGGAGATTTGTACACGGACCCCCAGATCCACACGGAGAAGGGGACTGACTTCGGAGATGGGAATCTAG GTGTGCGGGGCATGGCTCTGTTCTTCCACTCCCACATGTGCAACAAGATCTGCAAGAGCATGGGCCTGACGCCGTTCGACCTTTCCCCGGAAGAAATGTCCCAGCTGGACGGCACCAACAAACTTCTT aaAAGCGCACAGACGGTGCTGAGGGGCTGCGAGGAGCAGTGCGGCTCGCCCCGAGTTCGGACCTGGTCTGCCAGCCGGGCGCCGCCGCTCTTCTCTCGCCTGTCCGAGACGTCATCTGCAGACGAGAGCATGAGCGACGCCGAGTCCATCCCCTGTTCACCTCTTAATCCCCCCTTCACAGCAGTCGGATCTCTGG GCTTATCTTTTACTGGAATGAATGAACATGAACGATTCAGCAATAACAACCAAGGGGAACACAAG gaATCAGAAAGCGGTGGAGACAGCGGCTACCCTAGTGAGAGGAGGAGCGAACCAGACTCCAGCGACCACATGGATGGG GTGCACCAGCGCTACCACAGACCTTACTCAGAGTCGGATGAGGACAGTATCAGACGG CTGACAGATGAGAAATGGAGCTTCTTCCATTCGTCTCGCTCTCATGTCCACCGCCCTTCCTGTGTGGCGACAGAAGTGGAGCGCCTCAACActctgctgcagaaaaagatTGGACAGTCAAATCTGGGAAAG GTCCATCTGGCCATGGTCCGGTACCACGAAGCGGGGCGCTTCTGCGAGAAGGACGAGCAGTGGGATGAGAGCTCCGCCATGTTCCACCTGGAGAGAGCGGCGCTGTGTGGGGAGCTGGAGGCCATCGTAGCCTTAGGACAGTGTTACCTCCGGTTACCGCATCACATACTGCCTGACATGGAGTTGGAG GACAACGCTGGGAACCGGATGAAAGGTTTCAAATATCTGCTGCAGGCCGCTGAAGCTGGAGACAGATCCTCCATGATCATAGTGGCCAGAGCCTTTGATAGTGGAATCAATCTGTCGGCTGACAG aaaacaAGACTGGGCTGAAGCAATTCACTGGTacgacagtgcgctgaacatgTCGGACTTTGACGAAGGCGGGGAGTTCGACGGCACGCAGGATGAGCCGCGATACCTGCTGCTGGCCAGAGAAGCGGAAATGTACCAGAAGGGGGGCCACAACCTGGCTGCAGACCCTCAGAGAGCAG GTGACCTGTTCACAGAGGCTGCAGAAGCCGCCATGGCGGCCATGAAAGGTCGCCTGGCCAACCAGTACTACATGAAAGCTGAAGAGGCCTGGGCAGAAGTTGAGGAGTAA
- the eef2k gene encoding eukaryotic elongation factor 2 kinase isoform X1: MEEDLMFTMEEEGSAQRTSEQRNGIRPRPSSLSDANGTDDENDEHFISPILGDSAKEVCHYLKNLGYTRQLSNSLPKTNFLYKHDAEAHSYSVLSESARAAWKNAIEKARAMPDPWAQFHLEEIPTESCMRYRYNAITGEWHQDQIHIKMGSQPFGKGAMRECFRSKKLSNFSHSSNWKSASNYVAKRYMQEVDRDVYFEDVRLQMEAKLWGEEYNRHRPPKQVDIMQMCVVEMTNRPGKPLFHLEHYIEGKYIKYNSNSGFVRDDNIRLTPQAFSHFTFERSGHQLIVVDIQGVGDLYTDPQIHTEKGTDFGDGNLGVRGMALFFHSHMCNKICKSMGLTPFDLSPEEMSQLDGTNKLLKSAQTVLRGCEEQCGSPRVRTWSASRAPPLFSRLSETSSADESMSDAESIPCSPLNPPFTAVGSLGLSFTGMNEHERFSNNNQGEHKESESGGDSGYPSERRSEPDSSDHMDGVHQRYHRPYSESDEDSIRRKKMVAPPRVSANFNSCSPIYEALTDEKWSFFHSSRSHVHRPSCVATEVERLNTLLQKKIGQSNLGKVHLAMVRYHEAGRFCEKDEQWDESSAMFHLERAALCGELEAIVALGQCYLRLPHHILPDMELEDNAGNRMKGFKYLLQAAEAGDRSSMIIVARAFDSGINLSADRKQDWAEAIHWYDSALNMSDFDEGGEFDGTQDEPRYLLLAREAEMYQKGGHNLAADPQRAGDLFTEAAEAAMAAMKGRLANQYYMKAEEAWAEVEE, encoded by the exons ATGGAGGAAGACCTGATGTTTACCATGGAGGAGGAGGGCAGTGCCCAGAGGACCTCCGAGCAGAGGAATGGCATCAGACCGCGACCTTCCTCTCTCAGCGACGCCAATGGCACCGATGATGAGAATGATGAACATTTCATCTCACCAATCCTGGGTGACTCTGCCAAAGAGGTTTGCCACTACCTGAAAAATCTGGGTTACACCAGACAGCTGTCAAACTCTCTGCCCAAAACCAACTTTCTGTACAAA CATGATGCAGAGGCTCATTCGTACAGTGTTTTGTCTGAGAGCGCACGG GCGGCGTGGAAGAATGCCATTGAAAAGGCCCGAGCCATGCCCGACCCCTGGGCAcagtttcatctggaggagatTCCAACAGAATCCTGCATGCGGTACAG GTACAATGCCATCACAGGGGAATGGCATCAAGACCAGATCCACATTAAAATGGGTTCTCAG CCGTTTGGAAAGGGAGCCATGAGAGAGTGCTTTCGATC GAAGAAGTTGTCCAATTTTTCTCACAGCAGCAACTGGAAGTCGGCTTCCAACTATGTGGCAAAGCGTTACATGCAGGAGGTGGACAGAGACGTTTACTTTGAGGACGTCAGGCTGCAAATGGAGGCCAAACTCTGGGGAGAGGAGTACAATCGACACAGACCTCCCaaacag gttGACATCATGCAGATGTGTGTGGTGGAGATGACAAACAGACCCGGCAAACCTCTGTTCCACCTAGAGCATTACATCGAGGGCAAGTACATTAAATACAACTCCAACTCTGGCTTTGTCAGGGACGACAACATCCGACTCACTCCACAG GCTTTCAGTCACTTCACCTTTGAGCGCTCGGGCCACCAGCTGATCGTGGTGGACATCCAGGGAGTGGGAGATTTGTACACGGACCCCCAGATCCACACGGAGAAGGGGACTGACTTCGGAGATGGGAATCTAG GTGTGCGGGGCATGGCTCTGTTCTTCCACTCCCACATGTGCAACAAGATCTGCAAGAGCATGGGCCTGACGCCGTTCGACCTTTCCCCGGAAGAAATGTCCCAGCTGGACGGCACCAACAAACTTCTT aaAAGCGCACAGACGGTGCTGAGGGGCTGCGAGGAGCAGTGCGGCTCGCCCCGAGTTCGGACCTGGTCTGCCAGCCGGGCGCCGCCGCTCTTCTCTCGCCTGTCCGAGACGTCATCTGCAGACGAGAGCATGAGCGACGCCGAGTCCATCCCCTGTTCACCTCTTAATCCCCCCTTCACAGCAGTCGGATCTCTGG GCTTATCTTTTACTGGAATGAATGAACATGAACGATTCAGCAATAACAACCAAGGGGAACACAAG gaATCAGAAAGCGGTGGAGACAGCGGCTACCCTAGTGAGAGGAGGAGCGAACCAGACTCCAGCGACCACATGGATGGG GTGCACCAGCGCTACCACAGACCTTACTCAGAGTCGGATGAGGACAGTATCAGACGG AAGAAGATGGTAGCTCCTCCAAGAGTCTCTGCAAACTTTAACTCATGCAGTCCCATCTATGAAGCG CTGACAGATGAGAAATGGAGCTTCTTCCATTCGTCTCGCTCTCATGTCCACCGCCCTTCCTGTGTGGCGACAGAAGTGGAGCGCCTCAACActctgctgcagaaaaagatTGGACAGTCAAATCTGGGAAAG GTCCATCTGGCCATGGTCCGGTACCACGAAGCGGGGCGCTTCTGCGAGAAGGACGAGCAGTGGGATGAGAGCTCCGCCATGTTCCACCTGGAGAGAGCGGCGCTGTGTGGGGAGCTGGAGGCCATCGTAGCCTTAGGACAGTGTTACCTCCGGTTACCGCATCACATACTGCCTGACATGGAGTTGGAG GACAACGCTGGGAACCGGATGAAAGGTTTCAAATATCTGCTGCAGGCCGCTGAAGCTGGAGACAGATCCTCCATGATCATAGTGGCCAGAGCCTTTGATAGTGGAATCAATCTGTCGGCTGACAG aaaacaAGACTGGGCTGAAGCAATTCACTGGTacgacagtgcgctgaacatgTCGGACTTTGACGAAGGCGGGGAGTTCGACGGCACGCAGGATGAGCCGCGATACCTGCTGCTGGCCAGAGAAGCGGAAATGTACCAGAAGGGGGGCCACAACCTGGCTGCAGACCCTCAGAGAGCAG GTGACCTGTTCACAGAGGCTGCAGAAGCCGCCATGGCGGCCATGAAAGGTCGCCTGGCCAACCAGTACTACATGAAAGCTGAAGAGGCCTGGGCAGAAGTTGAGGAGTAA